The Drosophila suzukii chromosome X, CBGP_Dsuzu_IsoJpt1.0, whole genome shotgun sequence DNA window ACAATTGCATGCAAACAGCGCGACAAGGAGCAACGCGAGGCCCGTCTGCTGGACTTTGAGATACGCCGCCAGCAGAAGCGGGacgagcagcagcagcagcgccagcagcagcagcaactgcagcagcaccgcgagcagcagcagcagcagcagcaacaccagcgcgagcagcagcagcagcaccgcgaccagcagcaacatcagcagtcCAGCGAGAAGAGTCCGCCCAcctcctccgccgccgccgcagccgccgccgctgccgccCACCAAACGCATCCTCatccgcagcagcagcagcagcagcagcgacagCACTTGcatctgcagcagcaacacctgcaacaccagcagcagcaacaacagtcaacgggcagcggcagcagcaacacaccCGTGACCCCCAAGTTGCAGACACCGCCCCCCGATCGATCGCTGCCCCCCGCCTTTCGGAGCCGCTCCATCGAGCGGGAGATTCTCTACGAGCGGAAGCGATTCTCGCAGCCGGAAGCCGGCGAGATCAAGGTTTTCCATCACTAACCATCCACCCAAAAATCCACCAACCACCCATCACCCATCACGCCCATCCATCCAACCCATCTGCACCTGCCAGCgacaaattttgtattttttcggAAGGTGGACAAAAGATTCGGTCTATTGTCGTAAAAAATCATCCCACTAATTTTACATGGTTTTTTTAAGATTATTTACAACACAATTCATAGCAACAGAATTTTGTAGGTGGATACCAACCTTGGATCATGTTATATGAGTATTCTTTTCTTGTacattttgttattattattgatacaaatattattgttTGTTAACAgcgtaatatttttaatctaaaaaaaatatatttgggtagtaaataaaattaaattttattaaataagtACCTGTCAAATGATTTTTAATACTTGGTGAAAACCTTTTTATTTTGCATAATTTAATTTGGTTAAAATAAGCTAATAAACCGATTTTGTCCACCTTTTTCTATGATTAACTATCAACTAAATGAACTCTCTTTGGGAATTCACCTCGCACAGGAGCTTGATAGTACGACATCATCATCGTCCACGCAGCAGACCTTCCCTGGCAGCGCAGTCGGGGCGGGCAGAGCGTCGACAGCGGCAGCGGCGGTACCTGGGAGCGGGACACCGGGAGCGGGACCAACGACGACATTGGCGGGGCCGCCGGCAACGGCCGCAGCTGCCACAGCTGCGATCATCCCGATTCTGCCGCTCGGCGTTGCCACGCTGCGCGATGATTCCACCGAGTCCGAGCAGTCCGTGACCTGTGCGCACAACCAGCTCGATGCCTACCACCGCATCATGTGAGTACTACCGCCAACAACATCAAACCCATTAATATAAGACTGTTATCAAAACACCCTGAGAAAAATGCttaaatgggtcatatttttttctaaaatcctACTACCTATTTTTCAACCCAAAAAAACGAAGTATTTTGACAATCATTTTGCAAAATACGTTCGGAATGTGGAGTggcatacctcgttgagctcgtaattaaattcccaatcaattggcatttaaatctaaatttttcgaaaaaaaagatgatacaaccccttacaaaaaatgcgaaaattggtcaaaaaataaatttcccgaaaagtgatagggatcgatagccttggttgttagctgctcataaCAGGCGGTCTTTTTGTTATGCGCCTCGATT harbors:
- the LOC118878290 gene encoding UPF0746 protein DDB_G0281095-like; protein product: MTPPRLSRYLMAVRGGRDGEQHSKNSQTDEEKQRDRQRNEREAKKEEQDAINYKRDKEQREARLLDFEIRRQQKRDEQQQQRQQQQQLQQHREQQQQQQQHQREQQQQHRDQQQHQQSSEKSPPTSSAAAAAAAAAAHQTHPHPQQQQQQQRQHLHLQQQHLQHQQQQQQSTGSGSSNTPVTPKLQTPPPDRSLPPAFRSRSIEREILYERKRFSQPEAGEIKVFHH